Proteins encoded within one genomic window of Candidatus Eisenbacteria bacterium:
- a CDS encoding right-handed parallel beta-helix repeat-containing protein yields the protein MTRLVVVILLVPFAAGAQVTCGGTVGAKQKVTLTANVGPCDGVDAAIVVDSGSLDLAGFAVSCSDLDGDGILPQGIVLTGRKSKVMGGTVIGCANGVGLAGQGKHVVQGMTVQNSGDDGVDVLAQAEKNRIVGTTSSNNGDDGFYLRSSKNKVADNVSTGNGADGFDLPTSAGKNKLMRNRADGNEDSGIEVSGSKNKLLLSSTGQNGVDGIHVGGSGNTVRGGTSMGNGVYDIEGCAANKVKKLSFGTASPDCR from the coding sequence GTGACGCGCCTCGTGGTGGTGATTCTGTTGGTGCCGTTCGCGGCTGGGGCGCAGGTCACGTGCGGGGGTACCGTCGGAGCGAAGCAGAAGGTCACGCTGACGGCGAACGTGGGGCCTTGTGATGGGGTGGATGCGGCGATCGTCGTCGATTCGGGATCGCTCGATCTGGCGGGGTTTGCAGTGTCGTGCAGTGATCTCGATGGCGATGGGATCTTGCCGCAGGGGATCGTGCTCACGGGAAGGAAGTCCAAGGTCATGGGCGGGACCGTCATCGGGTGCGCGAACGGCGTCGGGCTCGCGGGGCAAGGGAAGCACGTCGTGCAGGGCATGACGGTGCAGAACAGCGGCGACGACGGGGTCGACGTGCTGGCGCAGGCGGAGAAGAACCGGATCGTCGGCACTACGTCGTCGAACAACGGCGACGACGGCTTCTACCTGCGCAGCTCCAAGAACAAGGTCGCCGACAACGTGTCGACGGGCAACGGCGCCGACGGATTCGACCTGCCGACCTCCGCCGGCAAGAACAAGCTCATGCGCAATCGCGCCGACGGCAACGAGGACAGCGGCATCGAGGTGAGCGGCTCGAAGAACAAGCTCCTCCTGTCGAGCACGGGCCAGAACGGCGTCGACGGGATCCACGTCGGCGGGTCGGGGAACACGGTGAGGGGCGGCACCTCGATGGGCAACGGGGTGTACGACATCGAGGGCTGCGCCGCGAACAAGGTGAAGAAGCTCTCGTTCGGGACCGCCTCGCCCGACTGCCGGTAG